A window of Lysobacter terrestris contains these coding sequences:
- a CDS encoding LytR/AlgR family response regulator transcription factor: MKVVIADDEPLARERLRGLLADIKGVEIVADAADGHEALHACATHHPDLVLLDIAMPGIDGLEAARHLAAFEPRPAVVFCTAYDAHALSAFEAEAIDYLVKPVRPERLAAAIDRVRTFAAGRVQATTSTTAPTQRRTHLCARLRGSLRLIPVEDVHYLHAEEKYVIVHHARGEDLIEESLKSLEEEFGERFVRIHRNCLVARHEIIELKRSADGHVQAVLRHGKQPLEVSRRCVAGLRDTLKHL, translated from the coding sequence ATGAAGGTAGTCATCGCCGACGACGAGCCCCTGGCACGCGAGCGACTGCGAGGGCTGCTGGCCGACATCAAGGGCGTGGAGATCGTCGCCGACGCCGCCGACGGCCACGAGGCGCTGCACGCCTGCGCGACCCACCATCCGGACCTGGTGCTGCTCGACATCGCCATGCCCGGCATCGACGGGCTCGAAGCCGCGCGCCACCTCGCCGCATTCGAACCGCGCCCCGCGGTGGTGTTCTGCACCGCCTACGACGCGCACGCGCTGTCGGCGTTCGAAGCCGAGGCCATCGACTACCTGGTCAAGCCCGTGCGTCCCGAACGCCTGGCCGCCGCCATCGACCGCGTGCGCACCTTCGCCGCCGGCCGCGTGCAGGCGACCACGTCCACCACCGCGCCGACGCAGCGCCGCACCCACCTGTGCGCGCGCCTGCGCGGCAGCCTGCGGCTGATCCCGGTCGAGGACGTGCATTACCTGCATGCGGAAGAGAAGTACGTCATCGTCCACCACGCGCGCGGCGAGGACCTGATCGAGGAGTCGCTGAAGTCGCTGGAAGAGGAATTCGGCGAACGTTTCGTGCGCATCCACCGCAACTGCCTGGTCGCGCGGCACGAGATCATCGAACTCAAGCGCAGCGCCGACGGCCACGTGCAGGCGGTCCTGCGCCACGGCAAGCAGCCGCTGGAAGTCAGCCGGCGGTGCGTGGCGGGGTTGCGGGATACGTTGAAGCACCTCTGA
- the hemC gene encoding hydroxymethylbilane synthase — MNLLRIATRKSPLALWQSEHVAAALRAAHPGLEVVLVPMSTRGDEVLDRSLAAIGGKGLFLKELELAMLRGEADCAVHSLKDVPMELEPGFALPAILQRADHADAFVSNAYDDIAALPQGAVVGTSSLRRQAQLRALRPDLQLRDLRGNVNTRLGKLDAGEYDAIVLACAGLQRLGFEARIRSRMDAPHWLPAPAQGAIAIECRDDDASTRALCATLDHADTRTCVEAERAMNRALHGSCHVPVAAYAQLAGEHLHLHGLVGSAGDGRAVRAQAQGRGDAPECLGLEVADLLRAQGADALLGLD, encoded by the coding sequence ATGAACCTGCTCCGCATCGCCACCCGCAAGAGCCCGCTCGCCCTGTGGCAGAGCGAACACGTCGCCGCCGCGCTGCGCGCCGCGCATCCCGGTCTCGAGGTCGTGCTGGTGCCGATGAGCACGCGTGGCGACGAGGTCCTCGACCGCTCGCTCGCCGCGATCGGCGGCAAGGGCCTGTTCCTGAAGGAGCTGGAGCTGGCGATGCTGCGCGGCGAAGCCGACTGCGCGGTGCACTCGCTCAAGGACGTGCCGATGGAACTGGAGCCCGGCTTTGCCCTGCCGGCAATCCTGCAGCGCGCCGACCACGCCGACGCCTTCGTCAGCAACGCCTACGACGACATCGCCGCATTGCCGCAGGGCGCGGTGGTCGGCACCTCGTCGCTGCGCCGACAGGCGCAGCTGCGCGCGCTGCGGCCGGACCTGCAGCTGCGCGACCTGCGCGGCAACGTCAACACCCGCCTGGGCAAGCTCGATGCCGGCGAATACGACGCGATCGTGCTCGCCTGCGCGGGCCTGCAGCGCCTCGGCTTCGAGGCGCGCATCCGCTCGCGCATGGATGCGCCGCACTGGCTGCCGGCGCCGGCGCAGGGCGCCATCGCGATCGAATGCCGCGACGACGACGCCAGCACGCGCGCGCTGTGCGCCACGCTCGACCACGCCGACACGCGCACCTGCGTCGAAGCCGAGCGGGCGATGAACCGCGCGCTGCACGGCAGCTGCCACGTGCCGGTCGCGGCCTACGCGCAACTCGCTGGCGAACACCTGCACCTGCACGGCCTGGTCGGTTCCGCCGGCGACGGCCGCGCGGTGCGCGCGCAGGCGCAGGGTCGCGGCGATGCGCCCGAGTGCCTGGGCCTGGAAGTCGCCGACCTGCTGCGCGCGCAAGGGGCCGACGCCCTGCTCGGCTTGGACTGA
- a CDS encoding tetratricopeptide repeat protein has product MPQQLNAVIGLLRSGVIGEALPLAQQLVARAPQDAEARQLLALCLARSGSAADAEREFVQALQLAPAHPGILANLAVLLRGQGRVQEAIPLWRRALAVQPKFVQAWIDLGAAELSLGQHQAATVAFEQALALQPSALAWHYLGNARRDAGDLPAAETAFRNAVALDPRSASAWINLGAVLRLLGRADETIACYERAEALGYPGADLRDALVGALIDAGRIADALRHARRLVAEQPGFAPGHRTLAGVLWEYGPPLQAPEDPFALFAAAADAQPENLVLQSAHVAFLIEARRSDEALARLQALRRRADSALLVRMHADALDRSGQSGEAAPLYSRLYADGDRSAAFLNAYSRHLLVIGDATAAAARASDVLQQDPWNQQALAYLATAWRLLGDEREFWLCDYGRLVQAIDVEVPPGFGDRDEFLVALAATLDTLHLAAREPLPESVRGGSQTPGQLFGRRDPVIESTRQALQQAAGRWLAQLPADPAHPFLQRNVGRTRFAGSWSVKLWQAGRHANHIHSQGWISSAFYVQLPPSMRDAADGAEAGCIQFGQPPQELGLPLPPRRVIRPQPGKLVLFPSYLWHGTVPFDDSEPRVTVAFDLVPLPPAR; this is encoded by the coding sequence ATGCCGCAACAACTGAATGCCGTGATCGGCCTGTTGCGCAGCGGCGTGATCGGCGAGGCGCTGCCGCTGGCACAACAACTGGTCGCACGCGCGCCCCAGGACGCCGAAGCGCGGCAACTGCTCGCGCTGTGCCTGGCGCGTTCCGGCAGCGCCGCCGACGCCGAACGCGAATTCGTACAGGCGCTGCAGCTCGCCCCCGCCCATCCCGGCATCCTCGCCAACCTGGCGGTGCTGCTGCGCGGTCAGGGGCGCGTGCAGGAAGCGATTCCGCTATGGCGCCGCGCCCTCGCCGTGCAGCCGAAATTCGTGCAGGCCTGGATCGACCTGGGGGCCGCCGAGTTGTCGCTGGGGCAGCACCAGGCGGCCACGGTCGCGTTCGAACAGGCCCTGGCGCTGCAACCGTCCGCATTGGCCTGGCATTACCTGGGCAACGCGCGGCGCGACGCCGGCGACCTGCCCGCGGCGGAGACCGCGTTCCGCAATGCGGTGGCGCTCGATCCGCGCTCGGCCAGTGCGTGGATCAACCTCGGTGCCGTCCTGCGCCTGCTGGGACGCGCCGACGAAACCATCGCCTGTTACGAGCGCGCCGAAGCCCTGGGCTATCCGGGCGCGGACCTGCGCGACGCATTGGTCGGCGCATTGATCGATGCGGGGCGCATTGCCGACGCGCTGCGCCATGCGCGCCGCCTGGTCGCGGAACAGCCGGGCTTCGCGCCGGGGCATCGCACCCTGGCGGGCGTGCTGTGGGAATACGGCCCGCCCCTGCAGGCGCCCGAAGATCCGTTCGCGCTGTTCGCCGCCGCCGCCGATGCGCAACCCGAAAACCTGGTCCTGCAGTCGGCGCACGTCGCGTTCCTGATCGAGGCGCGCCGGAGCGACGAGGCCCTGGCGCGTTTGCAGGCGTTGCGGCGCCGGGCCGATTCCGCGCTGCTGGTGCGCATGCACGCCGACGCACTCGATCGCAGCGGCCAATCCGGCGAAGCCGCCCCGCTGTATTCCCGCCTGTACGCGGACGGCGATCGCAGCGCAGCCTTCCTCAATGCCTACAGCCGCCATCTGCTGGTGATCGGCGACGCGACGGCGGCGGCTGCACGCGCGAGCGACGTGCTGCAGCAGGATCCCTGGAACCAGCAGGCGCTGGCGTACCTGGCCACCGCATGGCGCCTGCTCGGCGACGAGCGCGAATTCTGGCTGTGCGACTACGGGCGGCTGGTGCAGGCGATCGATGTCGAGGTGCCGCCCGGATTCGGCGATCGCGACGAATTCCTCGTCGCGCTCGCAGCGACACTGGACACCCTGCACCTGGCCGCACGCGAGCCGCTGCCGGAAAGCGTGCGCGGTGGCTCGCAGACACCCGGCCAGTTGTTCGGCCGGCGCGATCCCGTGATCGAGTCGACGCGCCAGGCGTTGCAGCAGGCCGCCGGGCGATGGCTGGCGCAGCTGCCGGCCGATCCGGCGCACCCGTTCCTGCAACGCAACGTCGGGCGCACGCGCTTCGCCGGCTCGTGGTCGGTCAAGCTGTGGCAGGCGGGCCGCCACGCCAACCATATCCATTCGCAGGGATGGATCAGTTCCGCGTTCTACGTACAGTTGCCGCCGTCGATGCGCGACGCGGCGGACGGGGCGGAAGCGGGCTGCATCCAGTTCGGACAGCCGCCGCAGGAGCTGGGACTGCCACTGCCGCCGCGCCGGGTGATCCGGCCGCAGCCCGGCAAGCTGGTCCTGTTTCCGTCCTACCTGTGGCATGGGACCGTGCCCTTCGATGACAGCGAGCCGCGCGTGACGGTCGCGTTCGACCTGGTGCCGTTGCCGCCCGCGCGTTAG